A genomic segment from Bosea sp. OAE506 encodes:
- a CDS encoding ActS/PrrB/RegB family redox-sensitive histidine kinase: MIPADATRPAFGRVNRQLRLDTLVRLRWLAIAGQSLAVAGVHFGLGYPLPFGWCFTAIAVSSWLNIALRIRFPLNHRLQPGAATALLAFDIVQLSVLLYLTGGLQNPFSILLLAPVMISATALPPQRTLLLGGLAIALATLVSVTHWPLPWAGPDRPVLPLHYQLGSWVALVLGLGFTGIYAWRVAKEARDLSDALAATELVLAREQHLSQLDGLAAAAAHELGTPLATIALVSKELSRLAPPEGEMAEDIALLREQVERCRGILGKLTSLQDDEAGPLHQLSLRLLIEEAAGPQRPFGVPFEIVLQGEKPEPVCRRNPGMIYGLGNIVDNAVDFARSTVTITAEWNQDHVMLTIADDGPGFPPDVLMRAGDPYLTHGAGENRAGGGLGLGLFIAKTLLERGGAAIAFSNRPEPASGACVSMTWLRAAFEADLPPAGASKVDLAIPHGVGS, translated from the coding sequence ATGATCCCCGCAGACGCCACTCGCCCCGCCTTCGGCCGGGTCAACCGCCAGCTTCGCCTCGACACGCTCGTGCGCCTGCGCTGGCTCGCCATCGCCGGCCAGAGCCTCGCCGTGGCCGGCGTCCATTTCGGCCTGGGCTACCCGCTGCCCTTCGGCTGGTGCTTCACCGCGATTGCCGTGTCCTCCTGGCTCAATATCGCGCTGCGCATCCGGTTTCCGTTGAATCACCGGCTGCAGCCGGGGGCGGCGACGGCGCTGCTGGCCTTCGATATCGTCCAGCTCTCGGTGCTGCTTTACCTCACCGGAGGGCTGCAGAACCCGTTTTCGATCCTTTTGCTGGCCCCGGTGATGATCTCCGCGACCGCGCTTCCCCCGCAGCGGACGCTGCTGCTGGGCGGCCTCGCCATTGCGCTTGCGACGCTGGTCAGCGTCACGCACTGGCCGCTGCCCTGGGCCGGGCCCGATCGCCCCGTGCTGCCGCTGCACTACCAGCTCGGCAGCTGGGTCGCGCTCGTGCTCGGGCTGGGTTTCACCGGCATCTATGCCTGGCGCGTCGCCAAGGAGGCCCGCGATCTCTCGGATGCGCTCGCGGCGACCGAGCTGGTCCTGGCGCGCGAGCAGCACCTCTCGCAGCTCGATGGCCTGGCCGCGGCCGCTGCTCATGAACTGGGCACGCCGCTCGCCACCATCGCCCTCGTCTCGAAGGAACTGTCGCGTCTGGCGCCGCCGGAGGGCGAGATGGCCGAGGACATTGCGTTGCTGCGCGAGCAGGTCGAGCGCTGCCGCGGCATCCTCGGCAAGCTCACCTCGCTCCAGGACGACGAGGCCGGGCCGCTCCACCAGCTCAGCCTGCGGCTGCTGATCGAGGAGGCGGCCGGGCCGCAGCGGCCCTTCGGTGTGCCCTTCGAGATCGTCCTGCAGGGCGAGAAGCCCGAGCCGGTCTGCCGTCGCAACCCCGGCATGATCTATGGGCTCGGCAACATCGTAGACAACGCAGTCGATTTCGCCCGCTCGACCGTGACGATCACGGCCGAGTGGAACCAGGACCATGTGATGCTCACCATCGCCGATGACGGCCCCGGCTTTCCGCCCGACGTGCTGATGCGGGCGGGAGACCCGTATCTGACCCACGGCGCCGGCGAGAACCGGGCCGGCGGCGGCCTCGGCCTCGGGCTCTTCATCGCCAAGACGCTGCTCGAGCGCGGCGGGGCGGCGATCGCATTTTCCAACCGCCCGGAGCCCGCCAGCGGCGCCTGTGTCAGCATGACATGGCTGCGCGCCGCCTTCGAGGCGGATCTGCCGCCCGCCGGGGCTTCAAAGGTGGACCTCGCGATACCACATGGAGTTGGCTCATGA
- the phaZ gene encoding polyhydroxyalkanoate depolymerase gives MSFAYHAYEAAHMMLGPARGVSDAMHLAFRNPANPLTYTPMGRTIAASCELFERTTRRYGKPAFGLAETTINGVKVAVEERVVWERPFCRMVYFDRRIEGRRKPQPKVLIVAPMSGHYATLLRGTVEAFLPGHEVYITDWVDARLVPMMAGRFDLDDYIDYVIAMLQMLGPETHVMAVCQPSVPVLAAAARMEAEGDACAPRSMTLMGGPIDTRRSPTAVNCLAMERGTDWFRRNCITKVPFPHPGTFRDVYPGFMQLSGFMAMNIDRHVSAHYEMYKHLIAGDGDSAEKHRDFYDEYMAVMDLTAEFYLQTVETVFVEHALPKGTMMHRDKPVDCTAIRRVALMTVEGEKDDISGVGQTQAAHDLCPNIPDDKRVHYLQMGVGHYGVFNGSRFRSEIAPRIADFMLTLDMEAAKSRRDASATEARKGLKVAS, from the coding sequence ATGTCGTTCGCCTACCATGCCTATGAAGCGGCTCACATGATGCTCGGACCGGCGCGAGGGGTTTCGGATGCGATGCATCTCGCCTTCCGCAACCCGGCCAATCCGCTGACCTACACCCCGATGGGGCGCACCATCGCCGCCTCCTGCGAATTGTTCGAGCGGACGACGCGCCGCTACGGCAAGCCAGCCTTCGGCCTGGCGGAGACGACGATCAACGGCGTCAAGGTCGCGGTCGAGGAGCGCGTGGTCTGGGAGCGGCCCTTCTGCCGCATGGTCTATTTCGACCGCCGCATCGAGGGCCGCCGCAAGCCGCAGCCCAAGGTCCTGATCGTCGCCCCGATGTCGGGCCATTACGCGACGCTGCTGCGCGGCACGGTCGAGGCCTTCCTGCCCGGGCACGAGGTCTACATCACCGACTGGGTCGATGCCCGTCTGGTGCCGATGATGGCGGGCCGCTTCGATCTCGACGATTACATCGACTACGTCATCGCCATGCTGCAGATGCTCGGGCCGGAGACGCATGTCATGGCCGTCTGCCAGCCTTCCGTGCCGGTGCTGGCGGCTGCCGCCCGGATGGAGGCCGAGGGCGACGCCTGTGCGCCGCGCTCGATGACGCTGATGGGCGGGCCGATCGACACCCGCCGCTCGCCCACCGCAGTCAACTGCCTGGCGATGGAGCGCGGGACGGACTGGTTCCGCCGCAACTGCATCACCAAGGTGCCCTTCCCGCATCCCGGCACCTTCCGCGACGTCTATCCGGGCTTCATGCAGCTCTCCGGCTTCATGGCGATGAACATCGACCGGCATGTCAGCGCCCATTACGAGATGTACAAGCACCTGATCGCGGGCGACGGAGACTCGGCGGAGAAGCATCGCGACTTCTACGACGAGTACATGGCGGTGATGGATCTCACCGCCGAGTTCTATCTCCAGACCGTGGAGACCGTCTTCGTCGAGCATGCGCTGCCCAAGGGCACGATGATGCATCGCGACAAGCCGGTAGACTGCACGGCCATCCGTCGCGTCGCGCTGATGACGGTCGAGGGCGAGAAGGACGACATCTCCGGCGTCGGCCAGACCCAGGCCGCCCATGATCTCTGCCCGAACATCCCCGACGACAAGCGCGTGCACTATCTGCAGATGGGCGTCGGCCATTACGGCGTCTTCAACGGCTCGCGCTTCCGCTCCGAGATCGCCCCGCGCATCGCCGATTTCATGCTGACGCTGGACATGGAGGCGGCCAAGAGCCGCCGGGACGCCAGCGCCACGGAGGCGCGCAAGGGGCTCAAGGTCGCGAGCTGA
- a CDS encoding sodium:proton antiporter, with the protein MAKNTGLAGLAAAVLLCLPAGPALAATGIDGASMGVLWALPFAGMLLSIALGPILFPHFWELNYGKFAFVWAALVLIPLVALRGVEPALGALAHTALLEYIPFIILLFALFTIAGGILIMGNLHGTPATNTALLAIGTLMASFVGTTGASIIMIRPVLRANDSRRHNVHVVVFFIFLVSNIGGSLTPLGDPPLFLGFLRGVDFFWTTTHLLPETGLAVAILLAAFYALDTWFYRREEGMPSLKDPTPDRDIKLYGKVNFVLLGGVIAAILMSASWKPGIAFDILGSKVELQNLVRDVVLLALAGLSLKLTPNPVRAGNEFSWGPIKEVAKLFAGIFVCIIPVLAMLQAGRNGAFSGLVALVTNPDGSHNTVAYFWMTGLLSSFLDNAPTYLVFFELAGGDPKVLMTTGALTLAAVSAGAVFMGANTYIGNAPNFMVYAIAKDRKVKMPSFFGYMAWSGAILIPIFLLQTVIFFR; encoded by the coding sequence ATGGCCAAGAACACCGGTCTGGCGGGGCTCGCCGCTGCCGTCCTGCTATGCCTGCCCGCCGGGCCGGCCCTCGCGGCCACCGGCATCGACGGTGCCTCGATGGGCGTGCTCTGGGCGCTGCCCTTCGCCGGCATGCTGCTCTCGATCGCGCTGGGCCCGATCCTCTTCCCGCATTTCTGGGAGCTGAACTACGGCAAGTTCGCCTTTGTCTGGGCGGCGCTGGTGCTGATCCCGCTTGTCGCGCTGCGCGGCGTCGAGCCTGCGCTGGGGGCGCTCGCCCACACCGCCCTGCTCGAATACATCCCCTTCATCATCCTGCTGTTTGCCCTGTTCACCATCGCCGGCGGCATCCTGATCATGGGCAATCTGCACGGCACGCCTGCCACCAACACCGCCCTGCTGGCGATCGGCACGCTGATGGCGAGCTTTGTCGGCACGACGGGGGCCTCGATCATCATGATCCGGCCTGTCCTGCGCGCGAATGACAGCCGCCGCCACAACGTCCATGTGGTCGTGTTCTTCATCTTCCTCGTCTCGAACATCGGCGGCTCGCTGACGCCGCTCGGCGACCCGCCGCTCTTCCTCGGCTTCCTGCGCGGGGTCGATTTCTTCTGGACGACGACGCATCTGCTGCCGGAGACGGGGCTCGCCGTCGCCATCCTGTTGGCGGCGTTCTACGCCCTCGACACCTGGTTCTACCGCCGGGAAGAGGGGATGCCCTCGCTGAAGGACCCGACGCCCGACCGCGACATCAAGCTCTACGGCAAGGTCAATTTCGTCCTGCTCGGGGGCGTCATCGCCGCGATCCTGATGTCGGCGAGCTGGAAGCCGGGCATCGCCTTCGACATCCTCGGCTCGAAGGTGGAACTCCAGAACCTCGTGCGCGACGTCGTGCTGCTCGCCCTCGCCGGCCTCTCGCTGAAGCTGACGCCCAACCCGGTGCGGGCCGGCAACGAGTTCAGCTGGGGGCCGATCAAGGAGGTCGCCAAGCTCTTCGCGGGCATCTTCGTCTGCATCATTCCCGTGCTGGCGATGCTGCAGGCCGGCCGCAACGGCGCCTTCTCCGGCCTCGTCGCGCTGGTCACCAATCCCGACGGCAGCCACAACACCGTCGCCTATTTCTGGATGACGGGCCTGCTGTCGTCCTTCCTCGACAATGCACCGACCTATCTCGTCTTCTTCGAGCTCGCGGGCGGCGATCCCAAGGTGCTGATGACGACGGGCGCGCTGACGCTGGCGGCGGTCTCGGCGGGCGCGGTCTTCATGGGCGCCAACACCTATATCGGCAATGCGCCGAACTTCATGGTCTACGCCATCGCCAAGGACCGGAAGGTGAAGATGCCGAGCTTCTTCGGCTACATGGCCTGGTCGGGCGCGATCCTGATCCCGATCTTCCTGCTCCAGACGGTTATCTTCTTCCGCTGA
- a CDS encoding class II glutamine amidotransferase: MCRFLAYSGAPVFLEDLVAAPCHSLIHQSLHAAEAKTGTNGDGFGVGWYGERPEPGQYREVRPAWSDENLLSIARQVRSPLFFAHVRAATGTATTRANCHPFAHGRHLFMHNGQIGGYGLIRRRLEGLIPDSLYAARVGTTDSEALFLLVLARIEAGMAPSAALAAALGDALDLMRQAGTTEPLRCAAALSDGETIHAVRWASDGKPPSLYVCQRSDSVVVASEPVDAARECWQPLAGSALVTVKAGTVTIAPFEIGLAAAA; the protein is encoded by the coding sequence ATGTGTCGTTTTCTGGCCTATTCCGGCGCGCCGGTCTTCCTCGAGGATCTCGTCGCGGCGCCGTGTCATTCGCTGATCCACCAGTCGCTCCATGCGGCTGAGGCGAAGACGGGGACGAATGGCGACGGTTTCGGCGTTGGCTGGTATGGCGAACGTCCCGAGCCCGGCCAGTATCGCGAGGTGCGCCCGGCCTGGTCGGACGAGAACCTGCTCTCGATTGCCCGGCAGGTCCGCTCCCCGCTCTTCTTCGCGCATGTCCGGGCCGCGACCGGCACGGCCACGACGCGGGCGAACTGCCACCCCTTCGCCCATGGCCGGCATCTCTTCATGCATAACGGCCAGATCGGCGGCTATGGCCTGATCCGCCGCCGCCTCGAGGGGCTGATTCCGGATTCGCTTTATGCCGCCCGGGTCGGGACGACCGATTCGGAGGCGCTGTTCCTGCTCGTCCTGGCGCGCATCGAGGCCGGGATGGCACCGTCTGCAGCGCTGGCGGCGGCGCTCGGCGATGCGCTGGACCTGATGCGGCAGGCGGGCACGACCGAGCCCCTGCGCTGTGCCGCCGCCCTCTCCGACGGCGAGACGATCCATGCCGTCCGCTGGGCCTCGGACGGCAAGCCGCCGAGCCTTTATGTCTGCCAGCGCTCCGACAGCGTCGTGGTCGCCTCCGAGCCCGTCGATGCGGCGCGCGAATGCTGGCAACCGCTGGCCGGCAGCGCGCTCGTGACGGTGAAGGCGGGAACCGTGACCATCGCGCCCTTCGAGATCGGGCTCGCCGCAGCGGCCTGA
- a CDS encoding TIGR02300 family protein has protein sequence MAKPELGTKRVCPTTGRKFYDLNKDPIVSPYTGQSYPRSMFEPQAKAAAAAVAAKSDEDEDEVEAADSAVELVSLDEADAEATEKDAVVTSEDDIEVEDDVAPDDDTFLEEDEEGDDDVADLIDGDIEGDEDV, from the coding sequence GTGGCGAAACCGGAACTTGGCACCAAGCGCGTTTGCCCGACGACGGGGCGCAAATTCTACGACCTGAACAAGGATCCGATCGTCTCGCCTTACACGGGACAGTCCTATCCGCGCTCGATGTTCGAGCCACAGGCCAAGGCCGCGGCGGCTGCCGTTGCGGCCAAGTCCGACGAGGACGAGGATGAGGTCGAGGCCGCCGACAGCGCGGTCGAGCTCGTCTCGCTCGACGAGGCCGATGCCGAGGCGACCGAGAAGGACGCCGTCGTCACCAGCGAGGACGACATCGAGGTCGAAGACGACGTCGCGCCCGATGACGACACCTTCCTGGAAGAGGACGAGGAAGGCGATGACGACGTCGCCGACCTGATCGATGGCGACATCGAGGGCGACGAGGACGTCTGA
- the aroA gene encoding 3-phosphoshikimate 1-carboxyvinyltransferase, translated as MAHAHTPVPVTARRSGPLRGRVRVPGDKSISHRAMIFGLLAIGETKVTGLLEGEDVMRTAEAARALGATVHHDGPGSWRVRGVGVGGLREPAGTLDFGNAGTGSRLMMGVCGSHPITTTFDGDASLRKRPMRRILDPLEQMGTVIVSQEEGGRVPLTLRGPREALPIIYRTPVASAQIKSAVLLAGLAAPGETTVIETEATRDHTEKMLTHFGAQVTVSHEGDHGRRIVLKGQPELQAAPIVVPADPSSAAFPLVAALIVPGSDVLIESVMTNPLRSGLLTTLREMGADISIESEANEGGEAVATLRVRAGSLKGVTVPPERAPSMIDEYPVLAVAASFATGTTRMRGLQELRVKESDRLAAVEAGLKAAGVTCAIEGDDLVVQGSGGAVVGGGTVATHLDHRIAMSFLVMGLATDKPMQVDDGAMIATSFPSFVGLMNGLGGEIG; from the coding sequence GTGGCCCACGCTCACACCCCCGTTCCCGTCACCGCCCGCCGCAGCGGCCCGCTGCGCGGCCGCGTCCGCGTCCCCGGCGACAAGTCGATTTCGCACCGCGCGATGATCTTCGGCCTGCTCGCGATCGGCGAGACGAAGGTCACTGGCCTGCTCGAGGGCGAGGACGTGATGCGCACCGCCGAGGCCGCCCGTGCGCTGGGCGCAACCGTGCATCATGACGGGCCGGGCTCATGGCGCGTGCGCGGCGTCGGCGTCGGCGGCCTGCGCGAGCCGGCCGGAACGCTGGATTTCGGCAATGCCGGCACGGGCTCCCGGCTGATGATGGGTGTCTGCGGTTCGCACCCCATCACCACAACCTTCGACGGCGACGCCTCGCTGCGGAAGCGGCCGATGCGCCGTATCCTCGACCCGCTGGAGCAGATGGGCACGGTCATTGTCTCGCAGGAAGAGGGAGGGCGCGTGCCCCTGACCCTGCGCGGGCCGCGCGAGGCGCTGCCGATCATCTATCGCACGCCGGTCGCCTCGGCGCAGATCAAGTCCGCCGTGCTGCTCGCCGGGCTTGCCGCGCCGGGCGAGACGACGGTGATCGAGACGGAGGCGACGCGCGACCACACCGAGAAGATGCTGACGCATTTCGGCGCCCAGGTGACGGTGTCGCATGAGGGCGACCATGGCCGGCGCATCGTGCTGAAAGGCCAGCCGGAACTGCAGGCGGCGCCGATCGTGGTGCCGGCCGATCCCTCCTCGGCGGCCTTCCCGCTGGTCGCGGCGCTGATCGTGCCGGGCTCGGACGTGCTGATCGAGAGCGTGATGACCAACCCGCTGCGCTCGGGCCTTCTGACCACGCTGCGCGAGATGGGCGCCGACATCAGCATCGAGAGCGAGGCCAATGAGGGCGGCGAGGCGGTGGCGACGCTGCGCGTGCGCGCCGGCTCGCTCAAGGGCGTGACCGTGCCGCCGGAGCGGGCGCCCTCGATGATCGACGAATATCCGGTGCTGGCGGTGGCCGCCTCCTTCGCGACCGGGACCACGCGGATGCGCGGGCTGCAGGAGCTGCGGGTCAAGGAATCGGACCGGCTGGCAGCCGTCGAGGCCGGGCTGAAGGCGGCGGGCGTGACCTGCGCGATCGAGGGCGACGATCTGGTCGTCCAGGGCTCGGGCGGCGCAGTGGTGGGCGGCGGCACTGTCGCCACCCATCTCGACCACCGCATTGCCATGAGCTTCCTCGTGATGGGCCTGGCGACGGACAAGCCGATGCAGGTCGATGACGGGGCGATGATCGCGACGAGCTTCCCGAGCTTCGTCGGCCTGATGAACGGGCTCGGGGGCGAGATCGGATGA
- the cmk gene encoding (d)CMP kinase: protein MTAPTAGLVIAVDGPAASGKGTLARRLSAHYSLPYLDTGLLYRMVASAMLDAGHDIRDAAAAGEIVSRFDQGAFDEDVLRGREIGEAASVVAAMPAVRSGLIERQRRFAAQPGGAVLDGRDIGTVICPGAPAKLFVTATPEVRAARRHKELAGRGENAPFDGILADIRRRDARDSGRSDAPLKAADDAVILDTSALTIEEALAAAIAIVERRRAASPERPLTER from the coding sequence ATGACCGCCCCCACCGCCGGGCTCGTCATCGCAGTCGACGGGCCTGCCGCCTCCGGCAAGGGCACGCTCGCGCGCCGGCTCTCGGCGCACTACAGCCTGCCCTATCTCGACACCGGACTGCTCTACCGGATGGTGGCGAGCGCTATGCTCGACGCCGGGCACGACATCCGCGATGCGGCCGCGGCGGGCGAGATCGTCTCCCGCTTCGACCAGGGCGCCTTCGACGAGGACGTTTTGCGAGGCCGTGAGATCGGCGAGGCGGCCTCCGTGGTTGCCGCGATGCCGGCCGTTCGCAGCGGGCTGATCGAGCGACAGCGGCGCTTCGCCGCGCAGCCCGGCGGGGCCGTGCTCGACGGACGCGATATCGGCACCGTGATCTGCCCCGGCGCGCCGGCGAAGCTCTTCGTCACGGCCACGCCGGAGGTGCGCGCCGCACGGCGGCACAAGGAACTGGCCGGCCGCGGCGAAAACGCCCCTTTCGACGGCATTCTCGCCGATATCCGGCGGCGCGATGCGCGCGATTCGGGGCGCAGCGACGCGCCGCTGAAGGCCGCCGATGATGCCGTCATCCTCGACACCTCGGCACTGACGATCGAGGAAGCGCTGGCGGCCGCCATCGCGATCGTCGAGCGGCGGCGGGCGGCTTCGCCGGAGCGCCCGCTCACGGAGCGGTGA
- a CDS encoding DUF1194 domain-containing protein has protein sequence MRRWLYGLLSLAAAGFVSAAALSQPAAGPPEEVDVALVLAVDVSFSMDLDELALQRNGYIEAFRSKPLHDAIAKGAIGKIAVTYFEWAGGHFQHIVKPWTIIDTPASAIAFAEELGEAQTRRGRRTSISAAIDTAVQLLEQANVTPMRKVIDISGDGANNDGRPVTVARDEAAAKGISINGLPVMLKQASYFDIDNLDVYYKDCVVTGPGAFVIPIRERHQFVDATRTKLIREIAEMPRDGEAVVQKAQSTGNNASCLAGERQWRDRMGN, from the coding sequence ATGCGGCGTTGGCTGTACGGTCTCTTGAGTCTGGCGGCCGCGGGATTTGTCTCCGCCGCCGCCCTTTCCCAGCCGGCTGCCGGCCCGCCCGAAGAGGTCGATGTCGCGCTCGTTCTTGCGGTCGACGTCTCGTTCTCGATGGATCTCGACGAGCTCGCCCTGCAGCGCAACGGCTATATCGAGGCCTTCCGGTCCAAGCCGCTGCACGACGCCATCGCCAAGGGCGCGATCGGCAAGATCGCGGTGACCTATTTCGAATGGGCGGGCGGGCATTTCCAGCACATCGTCAAGCCCTGGACGATCATCGACACGCCCGCCTCGGCCATCGCCTTCGCCGAGGAACTCGGCGAGGCGCAGACACGGCGCGGACGCCGCACCTCGATCTCGGCGGCGATCGACACGGCCGTGCAGCTGCTCGAGCAGGCCAATGTCACGCCGATGCGCAAGGTGATCGACATCTCCGGGGACGGCGCCAACAATGACGGACGCCCCGTGACCGTCGCCCGCGACGAGGCCGCCGCCAAGGGCATCAGCATCAACGGGCTGCCGGTGATGCTGAAGCAGGCGAGCTATTTCGACATCGACAATCTCGACGTCTACTACAAGGACTGCGTCGTCACCGGGCCCGGCGCCTTCGTGATCCCGATCCGCGAACGGCACCAGTTTGTCGATGCGACGCGCACCAAGCTGATCCGCGAGATCGCCGAGATGCCCCGCGACGGCGAGGCGGTGGTTCAGAAAGCGCAGTCGACGGGAAACAACGCCAGCTGCCTGGCCGGCGAGCGGCAATGGCGCGACCGCATGGGGAATTGA
- the hrpB gene encoding ATP-dependent helicase HrpB, with translation MRAFDTPLPIDAVLGDLAAALRNRPNAVLVAPPGAGKTTRVPLALLDEPWAKGGKLIVLEPRRLAARGAASRMAQTLGERVGETVGLRVRLGSKIGPKTRIEVVTEGVFARMILDDPALDGIAAVLFDEFHERSLDADFGLALALDAQGGLREDLRILVMSATLDGARVARLLGEAPVIESQGRAFPVETRYLGREPLKRIEDQVADAVLLALAEQPGSQLVFLPGQGEIRRVEERLRERIRDRDVEIAPLYGALDQAEQDRAVLPAQPGRRKVVLATAIAETSLTIEGVRVVIDSGLARVPVYEPDLGVTRLETRRASRAACDQRRGRAGRTEPGICYRLWEEAGNGALEAFARPEILSADLAPLLLDCAAWGVSDPTSLSFLDPPPVPALKEARSLLSSIGALDGDGRITPEGRTLQTLPLPPRLARMVVVAARFGQAGPAAQLAALLVERGLGGDAIDLSERLDRLERERGGRAADMRRLAEGWARAAERAAGPSTPREALSVGLLLAFAYPERVAKARSAGSGQYLLANGRGATLEASQRLARETHLVVAEMTGAAQQARILSAAPFTEADIAWLVAAGLSPFAIEDRSETTFDRTARALRVRAVRRYGALSLAERPLPAEPTLANATVLAEGIAMLGIGLLPWTKAQLQLRERVGFLRRAATEAGATDAWPDLSDEGLAFDAALWLAPHLVGRVSLAAIQPGDLDGALAELLPWELKRRLEAEAPTHFTAPTGSSLAVDYGAEAGPTISVRVQELFGLSKHPALAGGRVPLVLELLSPGHKPVQITRDLPGFWRGSWAAVKSEMKGRYPRHPWPDDPAAAPPTTRAKPRGT, from the coding sequence ATGCGCGCCTTCGACACGCCCCTCCCGATCGACGCCGTTCTCGGTGATCTCGCGGCCGCCCTGCGCAACCGGCCGAACGCCGTGCTCGTTGCGCCGCCGGGTGCCGGCAAGACCACGCGCGTGCCGCTCGCCCTGCTCGACGAGCCCTGGGCAAAGGGGGGCAAGCTGATCGTGCTGGAGCCGCGCCGGCTGGCGGCGCGCGGCGCCGCCTCCCGCATGGCGCAGACGCTGGGCGAGCGTGTCGGCGAGACGGTCGGTCTGCGTGTCCGGCTGGGATCGAAGATCGGCCCGAAGACGCGCATCGAAGTGGTCACCGAGGGGGTCTTCGCCCGCATGATCCTCGACGATCCGGCGCTGGACGGCATCGCCGCCGTGCTCTTCGACGAGTTTCACGAGCGCTCGCTCGATGCCGATTTCGGGCTGGCGCTCGCCCTCGATGCGCAAGGAGGCCTGCGCGAGGATCTGCGCATCCTGGTGATGTCGGCGACGCTGGATGGGGCGCGTGTCGCCAGATTGCTCGGCGAGGCGCCGGTGATCGAGAGCCAGGGCCGGGCCTTCCCGGTCGAGACGCGCTATCTCGGCCGCGAGCCGCTGAAGCGCATCGAGGACCAGGTCGCCGACGCGGTGCTGCTGGCGCTCGCCGAACAGCCGGGCTCGCAGCTCGTCTTCCTGCCCGGCCAGGGCGAGATCAGGCGGGTCGAGGAACGGTTGCGCGAGCGCATCCGCGACAGGGATGTCGAGATCGCGCCGCTCTATGGTGCACTCGACCAAGCCGAGCAGGACCGCGCCGTGCTGCCGGCGCAGCCTGGCCGTCGCAAGGTCGTGCTCGCCACCGCCATCGCCGAGACCTCGCTGACGATCGAGGGCGTCAGGGTGGTGATCGATTCAGGGCTCGCCCGCGTTCCGGTCTACGAGCCCGATCTCGGCGTGACCCGGCTGGAGACACGCCGTGCCAGCCGCGCGGCCTGCGACCAGCGTCGCGGCCGCGCCGGCCGCACCGAACCCGGCATCTGCTACCGGCTCTGGGAGGAAGCCGGCAACGGCGCGCTGGAGGCCTTCGCACGACCCGAAATCCTCTCGGCCGATCTCGCGCCGTTGCTGCTCGACTGCGCCGCCTGGGGCGTGTCGGACCCCACCAGCCTCTCCTTCCTCGACCCGCCCCCAGTACCGGCCCTGAAGGAGGCGCGCAGCCTTCTGAGCAGCATTGGCGCGCTCGACGGCGATGGCCGGATCACGCCGGAAGGCCGCACCCTCCAGACCCTGCCGCTGCCGCCGCGCCTCGCGCGCATGGTGGTGGTAGCGGCGCGCTTCGGACAGGCCGGGCCGGCTGCTCAGCTCGCGGCCCTTCTGGTCGAGCGCGGCCTGGGAGGCGATGCGATCGACCTGTCGGAGCGGCTCGACCGGCTGGAGCGTGAGAGAGGCGGCCGCGCCGCCGATATGCGCCGCCTCGCCGAGGGCTGGGCGCGCGCCGCCGAACGGGCTGCGGGCCCGTCCACCCCCCGCGAAGCCCTCTCAGTGGGGCTCCTCCTCGCCTTCGCCTATCCCGAGCGCGTCGCCAAGGCACGCAGCGCCGGTTCGGGGCAGTATCTCCTCGCCAATGGCCGCGGCGCGACGCTGGAGGCGTCCCAGCGCCTCGCCCGCGAAACCCACCTCGTGGTCGCGGAGATGACCGGCGCGGCCCAGCAGGCGCGGATCCTCTCGGCTGCGCCCTTCACGGAAGCCGACATCGCCTGGCTCGTCGCCGCAGGACTCTCGCCCTTCGCGATCGAGGACCGCAGTGAGACAACCTTCGACCGCACGGCCCGCGCCCTGCGTGTGCGGGCGGTCCGGCGCTACGGCGCTCTCAGCCTGGCCGAGCGGCCGCTGCCCGCCGAGCCGACGCTGGCGAACGCGACCGTCCTCGCGGAAGGCATCGCCATGCTCGGCATCGGCCTGCTGCCCTGGACGAAGGCGCAGCTGCAGTTGCGCGAGCGCGTCGGGTTTCTGCGACGGGCCGCGACGGAGGCCGGCGCGACGGACGCCTGGCCCGATCTCTCGGATGAAGGCCTGGCCTTCGATGCCGCCCTCTGGCTCGCGCCGCATCTCGTCGGGCGGGTGTCGCTGGCAGCGATCCAGCCGGGCGATCTCGACGGAGCGCTGGCTGAGCTTTTGCCCTGGGAGCTGAAGCGCAGGCTCGAAGCCGAGGCCCCGACGCATTTTACCGCGCCGACCGGCTCCAGCCTCGCGGTCGATTACGGCGCCGAGGCCGGCCCGACGATCTCGGTGCGCGTCCAGGAGCTCTTCGGGCTGTCGAAGCATCCGGCGCTTGCCGGCGGACGGGTGCCGCTGGTGCTGGAGCTGCTCTCGCCTGGCCATAAGCCAGTCCAGATCACCCGCGACCTGCCGGGCTTCTGGCGCGGCTCCTGGGCCGCGGTGAAATCCGAGATGAAAGGCCGCTATCCCCGCCATCCCTGGCCGGACGATCCCGCCGCGGCTCCGCCGACGACGCGGGCCAAGCCACGCGGAACGTAA